One Methanobacterium sp. DNA window includes the following coding sequences:
- a CDS encoding nucleotidyltransferase family protein, translating to MEFNSKIRVEDEIILCCARTSLDLETKDKLLSLIENEINWTYLLEKTSKNRLLPLLYFQINSVCPQKVPKDVLNNLKDDFDENLHKNLLLTGELIKILNLFQSKEISAVPYKGPVLAVSAYGNLGLRVFDDLDIFIQETDIGKVKELLNSKGYEMDSSNVGDLNYIKSQREYHFINSDSGVQIEIKWKLSGISFSFKTDIRYLYDPKSFEHVKISNTDILSFSREDLLLILCIHNAGHRFQYLQWICDVAELICSNNMNWDKIMDKAGKLGIKRMLFINLLLANDLLDVKIPRDILEEINKDKHSKSISNKLKDDFFSKNNGEPGLLEYSIFHIKIRENLRNGLMDFILHVFAPSDEDLAEIRLPGYLFPLYYIVRPILLLKRQSWGIFKSKPL from the coding sequence ATGGAGTTTAATTCTAAAATCCGCGTTGAAGATGAAATAATCCTATGCTGTGCCCGTACAAGTCTTGATCTTGAAACTAAAGATAAATTATTATCATTAATTGAAAATGAAATTAACTGGACATACCTACTGGAAAAAACATCCAAAAACAGGTTATTACCATTACTGTATTTTCAAATTAATTCGGTTTGTCCCCAAAAAGTTCCAAAAGATGTTTTAAATAATTTAAAGGATGATTTCGATGAAAATCTTCATAAAAACCTTTTATTAACAGGTGAATTGATAAAAATACTAAATTTATTCCAATCTAAGGAAATATCAGCAGTTCCCTATAAAGGGCCTGTGCTGGCGGTTTCAGCTTATGGAAATTTAGGATTAAGAGTATTTGATGATCTTGACATTTTTATTCAAGAAACTGACATCGGAAAAGTTAAAGAATTACTAAATTCTAAGGGATATGAAATGGATTCAAGTAATGTAGGTGACTTAAACTATATTAAATCCCAAAGGGAGTACCATTTTATTAATAGTGATTCTGGTGTACAGATTGAAATAAAATGGAAATTATCTGGCATTTCTTTTTCATTTAAAACTGATATTAGGTACTTGTATGATCCAAAAAGCTTTGAACATGTTAAAATTTCAAATACAGATATCTTAAGCTTTTCTCGGGAAGATTTATTATTAATATTATGTATTCATAATGCGGGGCACCGTTTTCAGTATTTACAATGGATATGTGATGTTGCAGAACTTATCTGTTCAAATAATATGAATTGGGATAAAATAATGGATAAAGCAGGAAAATTAGGTATTAAAAGAATGTTATTTATCAATCTTTTACTTGCAAATGATCTGTTGGATGTAAAAATTCCCAGAGATATTTTAGAAGAGATAAATAAGGATAAGCATAGTAAAAGTATTTCAAATAAATTAAAGGATGATTTCTTCTCTAAAAATAATGGAGAACCTGGTCTTTTAGAATATTCTATTTTCCATATCAAAATAAGGGAAAATTTAAGGAATGGTTTAATGGATTTCATATTACATGTTTTTGCACCATCTGACGAAGATTTAGCTGAAATAAGATTACCTGGCTATTTATTTCCATTATATTATATTGTAAGGCCAATTCTTTTACTAAAAAGGCAGAGTTGGGGTATTTTTAAATCAAAACCTTTATAA
- a CDS encoding ABC transporter ATP-binding protein: MPKNSRFLSKIVDSTIKKYLDSLIHVIPKNITLTLILMVFISLTEGIGLILLVPLLQLVGLDVQYGALNQIENFLFQLFAYFGIKPTLISVLTLFVVIMGLNAFIYRLQSIQIANIEYEYGSYLRNQLYSAITNSKWLFFSKNRSSDFAHALTNEIDRIGMGTYELLYLITNIAVIFIYFLFALKISLEITVITFLVGIFIIVLLKRKTNLAQIRGEEISKEVKKFYSTVLEHLDGMKTIKSFRMESQNVNEFEKLNDRLKLSYIDTVKNYADVTFLFSILSVIILSILVIIIIDVLLIPTASLLLLIFLFIRMIPKFSTIQQNYQYFINMLPSFSNVMKIKESCEIESELYYLKQEKITMNNEIWLDNVSFNYNEDMGVHAVQDINLVIPAGKTTAIIGPSGAGKSTVADIIMGLINPTDGNVMVDDNALNSKNILNWRDQIGYVAQDPFLFHDTILNNLIVANPDANRSDIENALQMAAARKFISKLPDELETVVGDRGVRLSGGEKQRLTLARALLSKPTLLILDEATSNLDSENEKIIQDSILKLHGKMTILVIAHRFSSIKNADIIYLIENGKLVESGTLNELINKEKGRFRELYKSQI, encoded by the coding sequence ATGCCTAAAAACAGCAGATTTCTCTCGAAAATAGTAGATTCTACTATTAAAAAATATTTAGATAGTCTAATTCATGTAATACCTAAAAATATCACATTAACTTTGATATTAATGGTGTTTATTAGCTTAACTGAGGGAATAGGCTTAATTTTATTGGTGCCATTGTTACAATTAGTTGGTTTAGATGTACAATATGGTGCTCTTAATCAAATTGAAAACTTTTTATTCCAGTTATTTGCATATTTTGGTATAAAACCAACATTAATCAGCGTATTAACCTTATTTGTAGTTATTATGGGATTGAATGCCTTTATTTACAGGTTGCAGTCAATACAAATAGCCAATATTGAATATGAATATGGTTCATACCTTAGAAATCAATTATATTCTGCCATTACTAATTCTAAATGGCTATTTTTTTCAAAAAACCGTTCTTCTGATTTTGCTCATGCATTAACTAATGAAATTGATAGGATTGGCATGGGAACATATGAATTATTATATCTTATAACAAATATTGCTGTAATTTTTATATATTTCCTATTTGCATTAAAAATATCCTTGGAAATCACTGTAATAACATTTTTAGTGGGAATATTTATAATAGTTCTACTTAAGCGGAAAACGAATTTAGCCCAGATTAGGGGTGAAGAAATTTCAAAAGAAGTCAAAAAATTTTATTCTACAGTCTTAGAACATTTAGATGGAATGAAAACAATAAAAAGCTTCAGAATGGAAAGTCAAAATGTTAATGAATTTGAAAAACTCAATGATCGGCTGAAACTTAGCTATATAGACACAGTAAAAAATTATGCAGACGTAACATTTCTTTTCAGCATATTATCTGTTATAATCTTAAGTATTTTAGTAATTATTATAATAGACGTACTTTTAATTCCGACAGCATCATTATTATTGCTTATATTTCTTTTTATACGCATGATACCTAAATTTTCCACAATACAACAAAATTACCAGTATTTTATAAATATGTTGCCATCATTTTCCAATGTAATGAAGATTAAAGAAAGCTGTGAAATAGAATCGGAGTTGTACTATCTAAAACAAGAGAAAATAACAATGAATAATGAAATCTGGCTTGATAATGTTTCATTTAATTACAATGAAGACATGGGTGTCCACGCAGTCCAGGACATTAATCTGGTAATCCCTGCAGGAAAAACAACTGCAATAATCGGCCCTTCTGGAGCAGGAAAGAGTACTGTTGCAGATATAATTATGGGGCTTATTAATCCTACAGATGGGAATGTAATGGTAGATGATAATGCTTTAAATTCCAAAAATATTCTTAATTGGAGGGATCAAATAGGATATGTAGCCCAGGATCCTTTTCTTTTCCATGATACAATACTAAATAATCTGATTGTAGCTAATCCTGACGCAAATAGATCTGATATTGAAAATGCACTGCAGATGGCTGCAGCTCGAAAATTCATTTCTAAATTACCTGATGAACTGGAAACGGTTGTTGGAGATCGGGGAGTACGACTTTCAGGTGGGGAAAAACAGCGTTTAACTCTTGCTCGAGCACTATTAAGCAAACCTACTTTACTTATCTTAGATGAAGCAACCAGTAACTTAGATTCTGAAAATGAAAAAATTATTCAAGACTCTATTTTGAAGCTACATGGTAAAATGACCATATTGGTTATTGCACACAGGTTTTCTTCCATTAAAAATGCAGATATCATTTATTTAATAGAAAATGGAAAATTAGTAGAATCAGGAACGTTAAATGAACTTATTAACAAAGAAAAGGGACGATTTAGGGAATTGTATAAATCACAGATTTAA
- a CDS encoding serine kinase, whose translation MNYYKAYGLNIGLKINSKDNTIENDESTELDVIIQLGNVDSSLSKEIVSNKFFKISKGNDNEYYLYWKGVGTFEVSDSEIVVSPEDNADVYTLNSYIWGPVIATLLYLKGFLVLHASAVKIANYAVAFLGYSGIGKSTLAMALNNQGYSLITDDILVIQTDEDKSLVFSGLPQTKLSSKMINIMWDNQEIPKIILGPEERFHCTTPNFSCEILPLKRVYIIEEALNSYIENPKPQKALMELIHNSYCFIFFQNKDKSLNFKQCSKLMDDVTIRSLKVNKSFEELSELVKKIENDCFNDLK comes from the coding sequence TTGAATTATTATAAAGCGTATGGTTTAAATATTGGGTTAAAAATTAATTCTAAAGATAATACAATTGAAAATGATGAATCAACAGAATTAGATGTTATAATTCAGCTTGGAAATGTTGATTCTTCATTATCAAAAGAAATAGTTAGTAATAAGTTCTTTAAGATTAGTAAAGGCAATGATAATGAATATTATCTTTATTGGAAAGGTGTAGGGACCTTTGAAGTATCTGATAGTGAAATTGTAGTTTCTCCAGAAGATAATGCAGATGTTTACACTCTTAATTCTTATATTTGGGGCCCAGTTATCGCGACTTTGCTTTATTTGAAAGGATTTTTAGTTTTACATGCAAGTGCAGTAAAAATTGCCAATTATGCAGTTGCATTTTTAGGTTATTCTGGAATTGGCAAATCTACTCTTGCTATGGCATTAAATAACCAAGGATATTCCTTAATAACTGATGATATTCTTGTAATTCAAACTGATGAGGATAAATCTCTTGTTTTTTCGGGTTTACCTCAAACAAAACTTTCATCGAAAATGATTAATATAATGTGGGACAATCAGGAGATACCAAAAATAATTTTAGGGCCAGAAGAACGTTTTCATTGCACTACACCTAATTTTTCTTGTGAAATTTTACCTTTAAAAAGAGTTTATATTATTGAGGAAGCTTTAAATTCTTATATTGAAAATCCTAAGCCTCAAAAAGCTTTAATGGAATTAATTCATAATTCTTACTGTTTTATATTCTTTCAAAATAAAGATAAATCATTAAATTTCAAGCAATGTTCTAAATTAATGGATGATGTCACAATACGCTCATTGAAAGTTAATAAATCATTTGAAGAACTATCAGAATTGGTAAAAAAGATAGAAAATGATTGTTTCAATGACTTAAAATAA
- a CDS encoding lasso peptide isopeptide bond-forming cyclase has product MSAITGIFLKDKSVNLELIKKMNDTLSYRGLDGSDIWINGNAAFGHQMLHTTPESLNENLPFFDEEKGLAITADARIDNRNELIRVLKLEKSGKIITDSEIILKSYQKWGEECPEKLLGDFAFAIWDKNKEKLFCARDHMGVKPFYYHLSDDSFYFAIEIKALLSVQEIPCKLNEVKIADYIISMDEDRKNTFYQEIYRLPAAHSISIDFKKNELKQYWTLDPSNELNLGSDEEYAKAFHDIFKEAVKCRLRSAFPVGSELSGGLDSSSVSCMSQKILSKDKKRLKTFSIVFKDLTDCDESNYSKIVSKWCDMDSYFIESDGINPFEVMENPLWPKETPPSAHSMYVFWFLYKKAQEEGVRVLLNGFEGDAAVGRGNCLLEELARKKRFKMMIKEIKATSKLTHVNPFEILFYEVMGPLAPEFLKNIWKFLSQDFTYKNHEKKIINKDFAKKINLKERYEIMNEYLKNKGKNVRNNQFYELSSGFYQMILEEFDQIAAASSMEFRFPFMDKRLLEFCLSLPPDQQLSDGWDRIIMRRAMENIIPPEIQFRHDKTFFDSNFNSDLQNFGKEQFKNILNDDDSIGKYIDLNSISEVFREFESKELKSLYLGDEPYLLWKVINLYMWLLKKGT; this is encoded by the coding sequence ATGAGTGCCATTACAGGGATTTTTTTAAAAGATAAATCAGTTAATTTGGAATTAATTAAAAAAATGAATGATACCCTTTCATACAGAGGACTTGATGGCTCAGATATTTGGATTAATGGAAATGCTGCTTTTGGTCATCAAATGCTGCATACAACTCCTGAATCGTTAAATGAAAATCTACCTTTTTTTGATGAAGAAAAGGGATTGGCTATTACGGCTGATGCAAGAATTGATAATAGAAATGAACTTATTAGGGTATTAAAACTGGAAAAATCGGGAAAGATTATTACAGACAGTGAAATTATTTTAAAGTCTTATCAAAAATGGGGTGAGGAATGCCCTGAAAAATTATTAGGTGATTTTGCATTTGCTATATGGGATAAAAATAAAGAAAAACTGTTTTGTGCAAGAGATCATATGGGTGTTAAACCCTTTTATTATCATTTATCAGATGATAGCTTCTATTTTGCAATAGAAATCAAAGCATTATTAAGTGTTCAAGAAATACCTTGCAAGCTCAATGAAGTGAAAATTGCAGATTACATAATCTCTATGGATGAAGACAGGAAAAATACGTTCTATCAAGAGATATACAGGCTACCTGCAGCTCATTCAATCAGTATTGATTTTAAAAAAAATGAGTTAAAGCAATACTGGACACTTGATCCTTCAAATGAATTAAATTTAGGTTCTGATGAAGAATATGCCAAAGCATTTCATGATATATTTAAAGAAGCTGTTAAATGTCGCTTAAGAAGTGCTTTTCCAGTTGGATCAGAATTAAGCGGAGGATTGGACTCATCTTCTGTTTCATGCATGTCACAAAAAATTTTATCAAAAGATAAAAAAAGATTGAAAACATTTTCCATTGTTTTTAAGGATTTAACTGATTGTGATGAGAGTAATTATTCAAAAATAGTTTCAAAATGGTGTGATATGGATTCCTATTTTATTGAAAGTGATGGAATAAATCCATTTGAAGTAATGGAAAATCCTTTATGGCCAAAGGAAACGCCTCCATCAGCTCATAGTATGTATGTATTCTGGTTTCTCTACAAAAAAGCTCAAGAAGAAGGTGTAAGGGTTCTTTTAAATGGTTTTGAAGGCGATGCTGCAGTGGGAAGAGGTAACTGTCTTTTAGAAGAACTTGCCCGAAAGAAAAGGTTTAAAATGATGATAAAGGAAATTAAAGCAACATCCAAGCTTACACATGTTAATCCTTTTGAAATACTGTTTTATGAAGTAATGGGTCCTTTGGCTCCAGAATTTTTAAAGAACATCTGGAAATTTTTAAGCCAGGATTTCACATACAAAAATCATGAAAAAAAGATCATAAATAAAGATTTTGCAAAAAAAATAAATCTAAAAGAGCGTTATGAAATTATGAATGAATATTTGAAGAATAAGGGAAAAAATGTTCGAAATAACCAGTTTTATGAGCTTAGTTCTGGTTTTTATCAGATGATACTTGAAGAGTTTGATCAAATAGCTGCAGCATCTTCAATGGAGTTTCGTTTTCCTTTCATGGACAAAAGATTGTTAGAATTTTGTCTGTCTTTGCCTCCAGATCAGCAGTTAAGTGATGGGTGGGATAGGATCATCATGCGTCGTGCAATGGAGAATATTATTCCTCCAGAAATTCAATTTAGGCATGATAAGACATTTTTCGACTCAAACTTTAATAGTGATCTTCAAAATTTTGGTAAAGAACAATTTAAAAATATTCTCAATGATGATGATTCTATTGGAAAATACATAGATCTTAATTCAATAAGTGAAGTATTTCGTGAATTTGAATCAAAAGAATTAAAATCTTTATATTTAGGTGATGAGCCTTATTTATTATGGAAAGTAATTAATTTGTATATGTGGCTATTAAAAAAAGGTACTTAA
- a CDS encoding lasso peptide biosynthesis B2 protein has protein sequence MRMNNILLKSSTFEKYILIKSFILLWIVRIMLWILPFSYIQKISGDLTVNNDKKNTNHKISINKILYSVDITSKYVPLCTCLTRALAAQILLKRENYNSSIKIGVCKDNGKLESHAWLEVDNKIVLGESETEYIPLIDLGEKTQ, from the coding sequence ATGAGGATGAATAATATATTATTAAAATCCAGCACTTTTGAAAAATATATTTTAATTAAATCATTTATTTTACTGTGGATTGTACGGATAATGCTGTGGATACTTCCTTTTTCTTATATTCAAAAAATTAGTGGAGATTTAACTGTAAATAATGATAAAAAGAATACAAATCATAAAATATCCATAAATAAAATATTATACTCTGTAGATATAACCAGCAAATATGTTCCATTATGCACATGTCTTACACGTGCTCTGGCAGCTCAGATTTTACTTAAAAGAGAAAATTACAACTCAAGCATAAAGATAGGTGTTTGCAAGGATAATGGTAAATTAGAATCACATGCGTGGCTTGAAGTTGATAACAAAATAGTTTTAGGCGAATCAGAAACAGAATATATTCCATTAATTGATTTAGGTGAGAAAACGCAATGA
- a CDS encoding PqqD family protein, with product MNKLSSSSIIMAKKSVYCNVEDEIVILGLKDGVYYGLNNSGAFIWDLIQKPRSLTEICDAIVDEYDVEEDTCKEDLLILIQKLLDKGLVEVEGKQGFQKP from the coding sequence ATGAACAAATTATCAAGTTCTTCAATTATTATGGCCAAAAAATCTGTTTATTGTAATGTAGAAGATGAAATAGTGATTTTAGGCCTTAAAGATGGCGTATATTATGGATTAAATAATTCAGGTGCATTTATATGGGATTTAATCCAAAAACCCAGAAGTTTAACTGAAATTTGTGATGCAATCGTGGATGAATATGATGTTGAAGAAGACACATGCAAAGAAGATTTATTGATTTTAATTCAGAAACTTTTAGATAAAGGTCTTGTTGAGGTTGAAGGAAAACAGGGCTTTCAAAAACCGTAG
- a CDS encoding DUF11 domain-containing protein, giving the protein MYKAIKGGEKSLIPTAKIKIKNYHAYLIIIGAIILMASLSMQTASAADIYVNDTGSDTTGTGTIDNPYKTISYGITRASTTSTDTINLNAATFNTYNADATHRDYNITIAKNVNINGAGHDQTIINPAGRGWAFTVTAGFTVNISNLTITNGNKAGTGGAIQNAGTLTLTDCNFTSNTAQNGGAIYNTGTLTVTGSTFRSNRATGTGTNNGGAIWNSGTLTATGNNFLNNAADNNGGALYNNNGVTSTANLQFNRIIGNTAPTGSNIRQNGGTVTANNNWWGSNGGAVGISGFTVSTYLVLTVTPLDNFIPATSNSIVKVDLLHDNTGTYYDPASGHVPDGILVTLFALNPTTIGSLSQTTGTIVNGAATTTFTGNANTGTATVSATVDTITSSGTITIGGGKNDVYVSQTGNDTTGDGSQSRPYFTILKGYNSVYSRGNIHIIGSATSYTGASNKNLTINKNVNIMGESGTVTLDAQDSGRFFTINHEYTVTLSNITFTNGNVGTTANGGALYNDGNLTVTNCIFTGNDADCGGAIWNTMFLTVTDSNFTSNTAARDGGGICTGNGQTDPISSIVTVTNCIFTSNSAQWGGAIWNRSPSLTVTKSTFTSNTASQYGGAIRNWVNAVVTENTFTGNSATTGGAAISTYNGGSTIAHFNRLIGNGVNEMHLAAGTVDATDNWWGSNTSPSAKVDAAVNVSTWLILSITAVPDSIPKLANSWLTGLLTINSNGVDTSSLGHVPDGINMGFAFVNLGVNLGSVSPTTRTTLNGLATSTFTALNTNGVARVSTTVDGVTVYTDIVIGDRTDLAVTNTLDYDDSVVYLKDTGIFYITVHNNGPDDATGVTVTIQIPTGFQVLAINPHVGTYNAGTNTWTIGNLSNNGTAYLDLILKVIQPNVTLTTNATVTGTQEDPNMSNNVARKTVTISPSADIAVTQTVSNLTPNTGNPITITVTASNNGPQTANNVVVFYRPPAGLNAVVTPSAGTTYNSGTGQWIIGTLNNGDFATLNIAATVTAASGTIIKNTASCIQLTEIDNNNTNNQNTANIRVGGVSYTPSTWLRLNQYLYNPGYSHDPQTLYDTAMFYVDLRNYGPDDATGVNVAVTIPAGYTILAINPKQGTYNTVTNTWNLGNLCNGEWAYLDLVLKVMTANTALTTNTTVTQAGTNPNPTKSSPATINIKAASDIQVKQTVSNTHPTSGSSITYTITVTNNGPQATTLVINDLLSAALTFVSYTSTTGTYSSTSGNWTINNLGAGATATLTITANVNSGLPIGTIIKNNATITSLTGTDPNQTDISKITTIQTQ; this is encoded by the coding sequence ATGTATAAAGCTATAAAAGGAGGTGAAAAAAGTTTGATACCAACAGCAAAAATTAAAATCAAAAATTATCACGCTTATCTTATCATAATAGGAGCCATTATCTTAATGGCTTCTTTGTCCATGCAAACTGCAAGTGCAGCAGATATTTATGTCAATGACACAGGAAGCGACACAACAGGTACGGGAACAATAGATAATCCTTATAAAACAATTAGTTATGGAATTACACGAGCAAGTACTACAAGTACTGATACCATAAATCTTAACGCAGCAACCTTTAACACTTATAATGCTGACGCTACACACAGAGATTACAATATAACAATAGCCAAAAACGTTAATATTAACGGTGCAGGCCACGACCAGACCATAATCAACCCTGCAGGAAGAGGATGGGCATTTACTGTCACTGCAGGATTCACTGTAAACATATCCAATTTAACAATCACAAACGGAAATAAAGCAGGTACAGGCGGAGCTATCCAAAATGCAGGAACACTAACATTAACTGATTGTAACTTCACCAGTAATACTGCACAGAATGGTGGTGCAATTTACAATACAGGTACCTTAACTGTAACAGGAAGTACTTTCAGAAGCAACCGCGCTACAGGAACTGGTACAAATAACGGTGGTGCCATTTGGAATAGTGGTACTTTAACTGCAACTGGGAACAATTTCCTAAATAACGCAGCAGATAATAATGGTGGTGCCCTTTACAATAATAATGGTGTTACAAGTACTGCAAACCTTCAATTTAACCGAATTATTGGGAATACTGCCCCTACCGGTAGTAACATAAGACAAAACGGCGGAACAGTAACAGCAAACAACAACTGGTGGGGATCTAATGGAGGAGCAGTAGGAATATCTGGTTTTACAGTCTCAACATATCTTGTTCTGACAGTAACTCCTCTTGATAACTTTATTCCAGCAACCAGTAATTCAATTGTAAAAGTAGACTTATTACATGATAATACTGGAACTTACTATGATCCTGCTTCAGGACATGTCCCAGACGGAATACTCGTAACATTATTCGCTTTGAATCCTACCACTATAGGTTCATTATCCCAAACAACAGGAACTATTGTTAATGGTGCTGCAACAACAACATTCACAGGAAACGCCAATACTGGAACAGCTACGGTAAGTGCAACAGTAGATACAATAACTTCAAGTGGAACAATCACTATAGGTGGGGGTAAGAATGATGTTTATGTCTCACAAACAGGTAATGACACCACAGGAGACGGAAGCCAAAGTAGACCATACTTTACTATTCTAAAAGGATATAATAGTGTTTACTCTCGTGGAAACATTCACATAATAGGATCAGCGACATCTTACACTGGAGCAAGTAACAAAAACTTAACAATCAACAAAAACGTTAACATAATGGGCGAAAGTGGAACTGTAACTCTAGATGCTCAAGATTCAGGTAGATTTTTTACAATAAACCACGAATACACAGTTACATTGTCTAACATAACGTTCACAAATGGTAATGTAGGTACCACTGCTAATGGTGGAGCTCTTTACAATGACGGTAATTTGACTGTAACAAACTGTATTTTTACAGGTAACGACGCAGATTGTGGTGGTGCCATATGGAATACCATGTTTTTGACTGTAACTGACAGTAATTTTACAAGCAACACTGCTGCAAGAGATGGAGGAGGTATTTGTACTGGAAACGGTCAAACAGATCCTATAAGTAGTATTGTAACTGTAACTAACTGTATTTTTACCAGTAACAGTGCACAATGGGGTGGTGCTATATGGAATCGTAGCCCTTCATTAACTGTAACTAAAAGCACTTTTACAAGCAACACAGCTTCACAGTATGGTGGTGCCATTAGAAACTGGGTTAATGCAGTAGTAACAGAAAACACTTTCACAGGTAACAGTGCAACAACTGGTGGTGCAGCTATATCCACATATAATGGTGGTAGTACTATTGCTCATTTCAACAGACTTATAGGAAACGGTGTTAATGAAATGCACCTTGCAGCAGGAACAGTCGATGCTACAGATAACTGGTGGGGATCTAACACAAGTCCTTCAGCAAAAGTAGATGCTGCAGTTAACGTCAGTACTTGGTTAATACTCAGTATTACTGCAGTTCCAGATTCTATCCCTAAACTTGCTAATTCATGGTTAACTGGACTTTTAACAATTAATTCAAATGGTGTTGACACCTCAAGCTTAGGTCATGTACCTGACGGTATAAATATGGGCTTTGCATTTGTTAATTTAGGAGTTAATTTAGGATCTGTAAGTCCAACTACAAGAACAACACTTAATGGTTTAGCTACTTCAACATTTACAGCATTAAACACTAATGGTGTTGCAAGAGTTTCAACAACAGTTGACGGTGTAACCGTATACACAGACATTGTAATCGGAGACCGAACAGACCTTGCAGTAACCAACACATTAGACTACGATGACTCAGTCGTCTACCTTAAAGATACAGGCATATTTTATATAACTGTACATAATAACGGGCCGGATGATGCTACAGGAGTCACAGTAACCATACAAATACCTACTGGATTCCAAGTACTTGCAATTAACCCACATGTAGGAACCTATAATGCAGGAACTAACACTTGGACTATAGGAAACCTCAGTAACAATGGAACAGCATATCTGGACTTAATATTAAAAGTAATCCAACCGAACGTAACATTAACAACTAATGCAACTGTTACAGGGACTCAAGAAGACCCAAATATGAGTAACAATGTTGCACGTAAAACAGTAACCATAAGCCCATCAGCAGACATAGCTGTAACCCAAACTGTATCTAATCTTACTCCAAACACAGGAAATCCAATCACCATAACGGTAACAGCATCAAACAACGGGCCACAAACAGCAAATAATGTTGTAGTTTTCTACAGACCGCCAGCAGGACTTAATGCAGTTGTAACACCATCTGCAGGAACCACTTATAACTCTGGAACTGGTCAATGGATTATAGGAACATTAAACAACGGAGACTTTGCAACATTAAACATTGCAGCAACAGTAACAGCAGCAAGCGGAACCATAATCAAAAACACAGCAAGCTGCATACAACTAACTGAAATAGACAACAACAACACTAACAACCAGAACACAGCCAACATACGAGTTGGCGGAGTAAGCTACACTCCATCAACATGGTTAAGACTAAACCAATATCTATACAACCCTGGATACTCACATGACCCACAAACACTATACGACACAGCAATGTTCTACGTGGATCTGCGTAACTACGGACCAGACGACGCAACAGGCGTTAATGTAGCCGTAACAATACCTGCAGGGTACACAATACTAGCAATAAACCCTAAACAAGGAACATACAACACAGTAACAAACACATGGAATTTAGGAAATCTCTGTAACGGAGAATGGGCATACCTAGATTTAGTATTAAAAGTCATGACCGCAAACACCGCACTAACAACCAACACAACAGTCACACAAGCTGGAACAAATCCAAATCCAACCAAAAGCTCACCAGCAACAATAAACATCAAAGCAGCATCAGACATACAAGTAAAACAAACAGTAAGCAACACACACCCTACAAGCGGAAGCTCAATAACTTACACAATAACAGTAACCAACAACGGACCACAAGCAACCACTCTGGTTATAAACGATCTACTCTCAGCAGCCCTTACATTTGTAAGTTACACTAGCACAACTGGAACATACAGCTCAACTTCAGGAAACTGGACTATAAACAACCTAGGAGCAGGAGCAACAGCAACACTAACCATAACCGCAAATGTAAACAGCGGTTTACCAATAGGAACCATAATCAAAAATAACGCAACAATAACCAGTTTAACAGGAACAGACCCTAACCAAACAGACATATCAAAAATAACAACCATACAAACACAATAA